The Sulfurospirillum deleyianum DSM 6946 nucleotide sequence GTGGTCTTGGTGTTGGTAGCGCTTTATCTAGGCATTTTTAAAGCCAGTGTTCATGGTATCAAAGTGATGGGAAGTGGCATTGTTCTTGTGGTCATGGGTATTTTCTTGCTTTTAGGGTTTAATCAAACAGCGTTTTACCCTTCCATCAGTGCACTGCAAAGCTCACTCACCATTGAAAACTCAAGCGGAAGTCACTATACATTAACCACCATGAGTTATGTAGCACTTATTATCCCTTTCGTACTCGCCTACATCAGCTATGCGTGGTATGCAATGGATAAAAAAGATATTGATGAAGCAGAGATAAAAGATGCTTCAGAACATCACTATTAGGGGATTTTTATGGATTATACAACATCATTTGTCTGGCTTTTATGCTGGCCTGTACTTATTTATGCAACGTACCGCTTGATTCTTTTTACCGTTAAAAAGTTAGAAGCATAATCATCTTGAGGCAGTTTAACTGCCTCTTTCTTCTTTACATGTAACGATTTTTCTCCACTCACAGTTCTATTTTAACTCTATTTCGACCCTCTTTTTTGGCAAGATACATTGCTTTATCAGCACGTGAAATAATATTTTCAATCGTCGTGTCATAATTTAAAAAGGTGCTCATTCCAAAACTCATGGTCACAGATATGCACGCACTGGGATGATGAGGAAGGGAGATTTTCAACGCTTCTACCATGCGTCTTAAACGCTCAGCAATAATATACCCTCGTTTTGCAGAGGTATTAAAAAGAAGCAACGCAAACTCTTCTCCACCAAATCTTACCAAACAATCATTGTCTCTCACATAATGCTTCATTCGATTCGCCAAAGCGATTAAAACCTCATCACCAACTAAATGCCCATACGTATCATTCACTTTTTTGAAAAAATCTATATCCATCATGATCATACAACTCGAAAGGCGATGCGTTTTATAAAGAGTCATTTTCTCTTCCAACCATCTTTCAAAAACCCTTCGATTAGAGACGTTGGTTAAAGGATCAATTTGATTTAACAATCGCAATTCATCGCTCTCTTCCACTAAGAGATGATGTTTCCGTAACAATCGAACAAGATAAGCCATCGCCACCCCTAAGCTCACAAGCCCACATATCCAAAAGAAACCATAAATCCACAAAGAGTATTGTGCTCGTTTTTGAGCAATTTCATCGTAATTTTCCAACGAAAGAGAAACACTAATGCCCCCTTTTACATCACCCTTGTGCATTTCATGGTGGCATTTGAGACAACTCTCATCCACCACTAAAGCACCCATAAAACGTAGATGCTCCTTCCCTTCGTATGGGTTAAAATCGTACACTTCATGTTGGTTGGCACTTAATTTTGCTAAGGCCTCTTTTTCCCATGCATCAGGAGGATTGGGTAAGTTTTCTAAGCGATGCAAATGAATCAAACGTCCTTG carries:
- a CDS encoding diguanylate cyclase — translated: MVLTCAVFLFYVLDSRREKKFIEELALSQARSVFQKDLRLYRWISQQGGIYIRSTDTNASHEAFTFVNPTEIVDHVNEDSFGSKGGLQGRLIHLHRLENLPNPPDAWEKEALAKLSANQHEVYDFNPYEGKEHLRFMGALVVDESCLKCHHEMHKGDVKGGISVSLSLENYDEIAQKRAQYSLWIYGFFWICGLVSLGVAMAYLVRLLRKHHLLVEESDELRLLNQIDPLTNVSNRRVFERWLEEKMTLYKTHRLSSCMIMMDIDFFKKVNDTYGHLVGDEVLIALANRMKHYVRDNDCLVRFGGEEFALLLFNTSAKRGYIIAERLRRMVEALKISLPHHPSACISVTMSFGMSTFLNYDTTIENIISRADKAMYLAKKEGRNRVKIEL